One Lysinibacillus sp. OF-1 DNA segment encodes these proteins:
- a CDS encoding sugar transferase — MHVQTAQNLTFYGQYGKRIFDIVGALFLLFMTIPLMLIVFLILLMTTGRPIFFKQIRTGLDHHRFVIWKLRTMCIQAIPVNMPAICADGIPDDYYFKTEQDTRITKVGAILRKLSIDEIPQLLNVLKGEMSIVGPRPEVPTITNAYNPLQARRLKVKPGLTGLAQINGRSNISHGQKISYDVEYVENYSFWMDVQIVLKTLYVVVARTGAY; from the coding sequence TTGCACGTTCAGACAGCTCAGAATCTCACATTCTATGGTCAGTACGGCAAAAGAATATTTGATATAGTTGGAGCATTATTTTTACTTTTCATGACAATCCCTCTTATGCTAATAGTATTCCTCATTTTACTCATGACGACAGGTCGCCCTATTTTCTTTAAACAAATAAGAACTGGCCTCGATCATCACCGCTTTGTGATTTGGAAGCTACGAACCATGTGTATTCAAGCAATTCCAGTGAATATGCCTGCTATTTGTGCTGACGGTATCCCTGATGATTATTATTTTAAAACAGAGCAAGATACACGGATTACAAAAGTGGGTGCTATCCTTCGAAAGCTCAGTATTGATGAAATTCCACAACTTTTAAATGTGTTAAAGGGTGAGATGAGCATTGTCGGACCACGCCCAGAGGTTCCCACCATTACAAATGCGTATAACCCGCTACAGGCCAGGCGTCTGAAGGTAAAACCCGGCTTAACGGGTCTTGCCCAAATTAACGGTAGGTCGAATATTTCACATGGGCAAAAAATTTCTTATGATGTTGAATACGTTGAAAATTATTCCTTTTGGATGGATGTTCAAATTGTGTTGAAGACACTTTATGTCGTAGTAGCAAGAACAGGTGCCTATTAA